Below is a window of Drosophila bipectinata strain 14024-0381.07 chromosome XR, DbipHiC1v2, whole genome shotgun sequence DNA.
gacccacccaCTGGACCTTTGCCACTCGGGCGAACGGGACTGAGCTGCAGTTGTAGAACTATTAAGGCCCACTAAAGGGCCCTACATAAAAACTAGAGTACTAAAcattcaaatttttctatacTCTCGActgtcaaattttaattttaatttaattttaacgTCAAggcttagaaaaaaaaaaaaatttaatttcatagaaaataaataacttgAATTGTCAACTTTCTATCGCTAAGGTTaactgttaaaattagtttcctaggataagcaaacattttATTACTCAATATTCCACTAATTTAAGGTaccattataaaatttaactattgTCCATAACTGCGGAcagatctttttttttttattatcaatcaatagttattgataataaaaaaaaaaaaaatgttggcgaAATGTTTTGTGGACGAATGAAAGTAGTTTTGAGTTCCACTCATCACCAAAAAAAGTTTATGTACGATTAATATGTGTTATGTAATTTATGTTATGTACGATTATCGTAAAAAAAATGCGCCTGTATGCCAAAAAATTAGCCATGGAGGTGGGAGCGTAGTATTCTGGGGATGCGTTTCCTATAATGGTGTGGGAGACTTAGTTCCCATTAATGCTTCTATGAACCAGggtcaatatttaaatacccTAAACGATTTTGAGTTTCCCAGCGGCGACAGATGCATCGGTGAAGCTTTTATTCTCCAGCAGGACAACGCTCCTTGCCACAAGGCGAAAATGATAACGACATTTTTGCGAGAAGTAGGGGTGGAAACACTAGATTGGCCACCCCAAAGTCCGGATCTAAATATTATTGAAAATGTGTGGTCAATAATAAAGCGAAATAGATTTGCCGATTTATCTAGGACAAAGGATGAAACCATTTCTGAGGTCACAAAGGAGTGGAATAAGATTCAGTTGACCTACCTCCAAACCTTGGTGGATTCCGTTCCAAATCGTCTTCAAAAGGTCATAGACACAAaaggatatacatatttatacatttgcagagggtattataattttgtccaaatgtgtgcaacgcagtgaagaagacatctccgaccctataaagtatatatattcttgatcaggatcacctcctgagttgatataagcatgtccgtctgtccctctgtctgtttctacgcgaactagtctctcagttttaaagctatcgaaactttgcacacacccttctttcctatgcacgcagtatataagtcggaacggctcggatcggtcgactatatcctatagctgccatataactgattgatcggaaatggtataacttcggtgtttttagagttagagagttcaaattttgagAGTTCAAaacatgagcgctatttttgtaaagagttttgtaaggatcggccggctatatctgccatataactaaacgatcgaaaatgacccaactttcgtgtttttgaagatagaaagctgaaacttagtacagattctatttttggtcagttgatctaacccaccaaatttcattagaatcggccgactatatcttatagctgacatagaactgaacgatcggaaatggtttttggtagaaataccaactttggtatgtttgaagatagaagtttgggactttttttagatttaatattataataaattgggttatattatcatattgtcataaggatcggccaactatatccgatgtttgcgatctatatatccggttttaactgcaagggtatatcaacttcaacTGTAAGGGTATATCAAGTTAGCTTTCCGTTCTGGTTtctagtttattttaaaataaaaaatgctttttcctattttattttattttcttattttattatgtttcTTTAAGGTTTTTTCACTTTTAAGAGGGTAATGTTATTGTGGAATATATATccttattaaatatatatatttttgagaaTGGACACTTTTTCTtcttaattaacaaaaattacaattaattattacatttatacatttatattaaatatatatgtatgtatatatgtacaaacataaattaataataacacAACTTATTCGATgcatttttgtataatttttcccatttcctAATAATCGccgttttcttttttaatccTTTCTTCGGATCATCATACTAAGCGCAGTGAAGTACTTAGAACTtctattaaatgaaaattaattaaaaaaaaggtatattttatattaattaaattaattacaagtTTCTTTTTGgagataaaagaaaatataaagcgAAAACAGAATACATACCGAGGTTCGTTCCACCAGCCATAGCCTATTTCCTTTGCCAAATTACGATCGGGATATCCATCCTCATCTCGATCCCAGGTGGAAAACTTGACTTTCGTAAGGTTCGGCAATATGGGTCCAGTACACCCTTTGGTATCTTTCACCATGTAGCCTTCGCTTCGATTCCCAACGACAAAGTTGTCGCATGTGTCAGGACTCATTCTTAACTCATAGGAGTTTCTAGATGTCAGGAGGTGCAATCGTTCGAGTCCAATAAAGTAATTATTCTCCAACTGCGTCTCGACATCTTTGATTCCTCTTTCAAATTCCTCATACGTgcgattaaaataatttgttttaccCCAATGTTTATAAACAATCATCCAACCAGAACCAATCCACTTATTTGAGTAACAGACCACTTTAAACGGATCTGAACCTGGAATTTGGATTTCTTGGATGATCTCAGTTTCATTTTGGCTTTGCGGACACCGATCTGGAATAGCTAATGAATtcgatgttttatttttcacattctTGGGTTCTGCCAACTTACCTTTGGATGGTGGAGGTTGTTGCTGGACTGTCCTGGTTGGTGATGGACTGGCTGTTCCAttatcaaaatttatattctttaCTATTTCGCCCAATTTGGCAATGTCGTCGCGAAGTATTTTTGTAGCAAgttcatttgttttatttaattcactAATTTTATCTTTTAGAAATTtgatttccaaattttttgaaCCAATTTGAGATTTTAGATTTTCAACTTCAATCACCCTATTTTGCAAGTCCGATTTATCCTTTTGTAATTCCGAGTGGCTTACCTCCAAGTCCGTATACTTTTTCTTCAACTCTGAGTATTCGTTTTGGAACTGCGATTTTTTGGCCTGAATCTTCTCAAAGTACCTCAGGAGGGGCTTCACGATCGGATGACAGACCGCCGCGCAGTCGTCCTCCTGCTCTTTAGTGAGATAACAAGACTGTGAAatagaatttaaattaattttcaaaataaaaacacttgAAGCGGGTATTACTTCCTCCGATCCCAGGGCGGcgcaaataaaagaaatcgcAGACAAGAGCACCACCGGCTGGACCATTTTCGTActtttaagtttaagtttagCTTAAGTTTTTTAAGTCTTGAATAGCCACCGGAATAATTTTAACTGATGCTGCGAGACTCTCGGCTCCGGCTTTTTAATCCTCCTAGAGCTTGAGCTTGCCGATAAGAAGATCAGTCTTCATGCGTGTGCTCTCTTCGGAATTGGGGCGCTGaatccaaaaaaaacccacaGACAGAAGGTATACGGATGTGATGTCAAAGGTTGTGGGAGATTAGTAAAAGCTGATTAGCAGCAGGAACTTGTTTAGCAAGTACTTTTATATAGATTTCCATGACGTCATAGTCACCTTATCTCTGACAATTAAAAGTCTAGCTTAACTTATATTGAATGtgtgtttattaattaaataaatatataagcGATATACAATTatgaaatataatattaagaagaaaggaaatctaacttcgggcggagccgaagttgatatacccttgcagttaaaaccggatatatatcgcaaacatcggatacagttggccgatccttatgattagatcataatagaaccaattaactaaaataaaaaatctaaaaaaaagtcccaagcttttatcttcaaaagtttatatttctaccaaatactatttccgatcgttcagttatatggcagctataagatatagttggccgatcctaatgaaatgtcgtaatgttttgccaaaaatatctctcatgccaaatttgaactctctaactctaaaaaaaccaaagtaataccatttccgatcaatcagttatatggaagctatgggatatagtcggccgatctcggccgttccgacttatatactgcgtgcaaaagaaagaagggtgcaaagtttgtgcaaagttttaattcgatagctttaaaattgagagactagttcgcgtagaaaaagacagacagacggatagacggatatgctcatatcaactaagaaggtgatcctgatcaagaatattcatactttatagggtaggAGATGATTACAGAAATTCGCTATTTGTGGGAGCAGGAGGAGGCttggcaaaattttgaaacaaacttgaaatgCATGGGTATTGAAGGAGTCTCCATACCAAATACTATAGCTCTActcttatagtctctgagatctaaatttttcataattacATGTGCAATGCAGTTGCAAAGCTTTCAATCACAGTTTTTTTAAACCAATATTTAAAAGCTACCTCAAAAGCtacaataacaagaaaggaaagctaacttcgggcggagccgaagtttatatacccttgcagttaaaaccggatatatatcgcaaacatcggatatagttggccgatccttatgaaaatatgataatataacacaatttaatataatacaaaaaccaaaccttaaaatatcccaaacttctatcttcaaaaacgcgaaagttgggtaatttccgatcgttcagttatatggcagctataggatatagtcggccgatccttatgaaatttggcatgtcgtaatgttttgccaaaaaatgctctcgtgtcaaatttgaactctcttactttaaaaacgtcaaagttataccatttccgatcaatcagttatatggcagctataggatatagtcggccgatccgggccgttccgacttatatactgcgtgcaaaagaaagaagggtgcaaagtttgtgcaaagttttaattcgatagctttaaaattgagagactagttcgcgtagaaacggacagacagacagacagacagacggacagacggacagacggacatgctcatatcaactcaggaggtgatcctgatcaagaatatatatactttatagggtcggagatgtctccttcactgcgttgcacacttttggacaaaattataataccctctgtatAAAAATGGTGACTCTGCTATTACTCAGACAAACTAAAGGCAATATTTATTCAGTTGTTTTCGTTAATAGATTTATGAtaacttttataaaataaaaagagtagAGTTCTTACAAGAAAGTAGTTCTCTAGATAGACCTTCTTACTTTAAGATACCCAGTATGTTCCTCAAATTCTAATCGGACAGATCTTGTATTTTGGTTCAAACTTTAAAGTAAAAACTTTTCTTAAAACCCACGATTGTAGAggccataaaaataattacttaaTTACTGTACGACCTGGAAAGTCGTATAAAAAGCGTGTTTTTTTTCAAGAGTGGATTAGTCTTAAGCTAGCCACCATGGCCTTAAGATGGATATTGGGACTACCGTGCGCTATCCTGGTGATCGTTGTCCTCGCCCAGGAATCTAGTACCTCATGCTGTTACGGGATGCGCATCAAGTTCAAGACGAATGGCTTCTGTGTTACGGTCGATTCGGTGAAGCACGAATATTATTCCCATTGCGAGAGCGTCATATGCGCCGACGGTAAGACGATCAAGAGCGGTCACTTCTGCGGCCATGGCAAGTGCAACGTCGTCGGGTGCAACTGCGAGGGTGGCTGCCGCAGCGGACATTGGAAGAAGACCTTCACGGAACGCTTCAAAAACAAGGAGATCTGGTTTTCATAGGTGAAAACATGACTATATGTTCCGTAAGATGTGCTTCGCAAATCAAttgtaaattattataaaatatgattctttttatatgacttttttaaatattttttaataataatggatttctgtGTCTATTTAACCTTTAAGGCCATATTACAAGTAGCGGGTCAGTGCGACAGCCGGTATGAGATCCATACTAGTTCGGGGACTCCTCTGCCTACTTCTGGCTATCGATGTCCTTGCGGGGAACCTTTGTTGTTCCTGAAGAGGTGCTTTCTAAGTATCGTGTGGTCAATGGGCTCTACTGGAAAAAGAAAACGACTTCAGAGCTCCAGTCGTCGGCCAGCTGAAGCTCCAAGCTGGAATATATCGAATTATGAATTTCTAGACTGAAAGACCTTCTCAAGTAGTGCTACCTGGAAGGATGtgatatttttgttgaaaataagtttcaaataaaatgaactaaaaataaacactttATTGATTTTCCTTGAAAGAAAATCTAACTTAGGAcatgtgtttttctttttaaactttttcaaaataatttaaaactaattttacTAATTTATGGTACTTTAATATGtcgattattattttcattaaaaatcaaaaaaaacaTAAGATAATAGTGTTGGAGGGGCCATCATGGTATAATGAAGGACAAAAATCTTGATCCAGCAGGCCATGTGAAAAACCTCAGAAAAAAACACCTGGGTTTAGGCTCAGGGCAGTTACTGAAAGTTCTATTAAAAGGGAGTCAAGTATAAAATCATTAAAGAATAATCCTTCTAACATGTTTGTGagtaaaaagtaaaaagaattctttaacttgaataattttctttaacctTTTAAATAGTCAGCTCGTGGACTAGAATTCTGGATGCTTGAACGTCTTTACCAGTGGATTTGGCTGCTAGTTTGGTTCAAGGATCAAAGCATGAAGCTAATCGATCGCTTTGCTTCAAATGATTCAAAAGAAGACGATAGGTCCGTCTATGAGGAATTTTTCTCTGACGAGGAGGATTCAACTATGGATTCTGGTGGAGATTCGGACACTGAATACGCATGGAACTCAGATTTTGTGGATTCCGAAGACTATGTATCTGAAGTGGCCACCGATACTGGGATTAGCTCGGActacaacaataacaataataagaAATACTTTCAAGGAATATATGATGCCCGATGAGGCGGATCAATGTATAGATAGATCCATTCGGTCTTCTAGGGATTTGACAATAGCATGACCTTTCTCTTTGCTTACTATAATGATTACTTAATAAAGCTCCACAATAAGATAAAAACATAAAGCCCTTCATGTTACAAAATatggttatttatttatttattccatCCTCGAATATATCCTTACTACAGTCGGAGCTTACTTACTATCCGTGGCTACAGTATAATAATCCAATAAGTCCCAATAAAAGAGGCCCTCCAGGGCAGAGTCTCCGGAAATCTTAGGGGCAGAAGAGTACATTTTATTCCAGAATTTTCCCAGAAGTCACTTTATTCTATAAAAGCTCTATAAAAGCATATTCCTCGACGTATTCCAGCGTAGAAGCTCcggctcgagtatggacttttaaATTAGATCGCGTGCCTCTTCACGAAGCCCAGCATGGATTACCGGTTTAATTCGTAGGGATCAGTAACTTTAAACTTAAGAATTATTTGTATGTATACAGGCCAGTGCAGATATCAAGTGTCATTGGTAAACTGACACTAGCTAACCGATTTAATGGAGGAAAAACCCATAGAGCTACCGACTAAAAAGTGTAAGAAAATGTACAAAATAATACTGCAGCTTTCATTTGTATTTATTGTCATGTTTTGCCAGCTTGCGGCCTTTACGAAGCTATACATCTATATAAACagagtttgtttttttggtgcaGTCTTCCATTTatgataataattattatagcTAATGAGTGTCTGGTTTGGTACAGTATACTTCTGTTTATGGGAACCATCATGGTAACTAATAGGCGTCTGCTTTTGTAAGGTCTTCATTATTGTAGCTAATGATGCCTGTCTGCTTCAGGAGAGTGTTCTATTTATGGGAATGATCATTGTAGCTAATGCCCAGAGTCTTCTGCAGCATCGTTTCCTATCAATCAATGTGTTCATGGAGATTAATGCAAGAGTCGAGATCACTCCGGGTCAAAATGCTAGTCGCTTCCATTCTGATTCCAGTCAGAATTGTTCATCTGTAAAGGATATCTAGGTTAGTCTCTAATTAGTCTTCCAATTAGCAATTAGTCTTCCAATTGCTCCAGTACTCCGCGAGTGTCACGAGCTCCCAGTCGAACTCGTTCTCCGTGTCGTAATCGCTTTGAATGTTTGAGTTCTCGCCCAGATTTTACATATTCTCGTTACTCGAGTTCTCGTTCATGGAGTTCTTCTCATTGTCGTTGGTCAAATTGGCCAAGTTGTTTTCGTTTTCCGGGCTGTACTCGCTTTGATTGCTTGAGTTCACGCTTTCATTGCTATTGAAGTTCTTGCTTTCATTCTCAGAGGTGGCTTCGTATTCCGAGTCAGCATAGTAGAGCTCACTCTGGTTGCTGGACTCCTCGTTCTGATTGGCCTCGTTACTCATATAGATATGGTCCTCGTCTTGAAGACTtgcctcatcatcatcattgagGCTGTTCCCGTCGATGTGGCTTAGAGTATTTTCGCTGCGGTCTTCCACGTCAACGAATTCTTCCATCCACCTGGTACTATCAAGCTCTTCATCATCTTCGATTGTTATGATATCTTGCACACATTCATCGTGCCCGCAGCAATCTTCTGATAAGTCAATGATATTTGAATTATTGTCGTTGTAAGCTCCATCTTCGTTACTGGATTGCAAAGGTCGATTATTGAATTGAATCCCGCCGCCAACATGGTCAGTACTTCTATTGAAAGATCCATTCTGGTCCCCAAAGTGCTTTTGGATCCAGTTACTCACGAAGTCACTCTTTGAGATTTGGTAAATCTAACACAAAAATAGAGGTagtttgtattatttttttgtataattttttttttggagaaacTCTTACGTGGTTCATTTCGAACGAATATGGTTGAACCAATGTACTGTGACATCTAAGGCCTACGACTGCTACGTTTTCAAATGATGTTGGGAGTGTTAAAAGGTTATGTGATGCCCGACAGTGGGACCCTTTATTTGCAAAGGAAACTAATCATCTGTTGACTCGTTTAGTTCTGCGCATTATCTCTGGCCATTATTTTGAACCTCCTACCGACC
It encodes the following:
- the LOC108120210 gene encoding fibroleukin-like isoform X2, with the translated sequence MVQPVVLLSAISFICAALGSEESCYLTKEQEDDCAAVCHPIVKPLLRYFEKIQAKKSQFQNEYSELKKKYTDLEVSHSELQKDKSDLQNRVIEVENLKSQIGSKNLEIKFLKDKISELNKTNELATKILRDDIAKLGEIVKNINFDNGTASPSPTRTVQQQPPPSKDRCPQSQNETEIIQEIQIPGSDPFKVVCYSNKWIGSGWMIVYKHWGKTNYFNRTYEEFERGIKDVETQLENNYFIGLERLHLLTSRNSYELRMSPDTCDNFVVGNRSEGYMVKDTKGCTGPILPNLTKVKFSTWDRDEDGYPDRNLAKEIGYGWWNEPRSSKYFTALSMMIRRKD
- the LOC108120210 gene encoding fibroleukin-like isoform X1 → MVQPVVLLSAISFICAALGSEESCYLTKEQEDDCAAVCHPIVKPLLRYFEKIQAKKSQFQNEYSELKKKYTDLEVSHSELQKDKSDLQNRVIEVENLKSQIGSKNLEIKFLKDKISELNKTNELATKILRDDIAKLGEIVKNINFDNGTASPSPTRTVQQQPPPSKAIPDRCPQSQNETEIIQEIQIPGSDPFKVVCYSNKWIGSGWMIVYKHWGKTNYFNRTYEEFERGIKDVETQLENNYFIGLERLHLLTSRNSYELRMSPDTCDNFVVGNRSEGYMVKDTKGCTGPILPNLTKVKFSTWDRDEDGYPDRNLAKEIGYGWWNEPRSSKYFTALSMMIRRKD
- the LOC138925545 gene encoding protein Diedel-like — protein: MALRWILGLPCAILVIVVLAQESSTSCCYGMRIKFKTNGFCVTVDSVKHEYYSHCESVICADGKTIKSGHFCGHGKCNVVGCNCEGGCRSGHWKKTFTERFKNKEIWFS
- the LOC108120211 gene encoding uncharacterized protein, with amino-acid sequence MFSARGLEFWMLERLYQWIWLLVWFKDQSMKLIDRFASNDSKEDDRSVYEEFFSDEEDSTMDSGGDSDTEYAWNSDFVDSEDYVSEVATDTGISSDYNNNNNKKYFQGIYDAR
- the LOC108120209 gene encoding putative uncharacterized protein DDB_G0284695, coding for MNHIYQISKSDFVSNWIQKHFGDQNGSFNRSTDHVGGGIQFNNRPLQSSNEDGAYNDNNSNIIDLSEDCCGHDECVQDIITIEDDEELDSTRWMEEFVDVEDRSENTLSHIDGNSLNDDDEASLQDEDHIYMSNEANQNEESSNQSELYYADSEYEATSENESKNFNSNESVNSSNQSEYSPENENNLANLTNDNEKNSMNENSSNENM